The Molothrus ater isolate BHLD 08-10-18 breed brown headed cowbird chromosome 1, BPBGC_Mater_1.1, whole genome shotgun sequence genome includes a window with the following:
- the CALB1 gene encoding calbindin, translating into MTAETHLQGVEISAAQFFEIWHHYDSDGNGFMDGKELQNFIQELQQARKKAGLDLTPEMKAFVDQYGKSTDGKIGIVELAQVLPTEENFLLFFRCQQLKSSEDFMQTWRKYDSDHSGFIDSEELKSFLKDLLQKANKQIEDSKLTEYTEIMLRMFDANNDGKLELTELARLLPVQENFLIKFQGVKMCAKEFNNAFEMYDQDGNGYIDENELDALLKDLCEKNKKELDITNLATYKKSIMALSDGGKLYRAELALILCAEEN; encoded by the exons ATGACGGCGGAGACCCACCTGCAGGGCGTGGAGATCTCGGCCGCCCAGTTCTTCGAGATCTGGCACCACTACGACTCCGACG GCAATGGGTTCATGGACGGGAAGGAGCTACAAAACTtcatccaggagctgcagcaggcacgGAAGAAGGCAGGCTTG GATTTAACTCCTGAAATGAAAGCTTTTGTGGACCAATACGGGAAATCTACTGATGGAAAAATAGGCATAGTTGAG CTTGCTCAGGTATTGCCAACGGAAGAGAATTTCCTGTTGTTCTTCAGATGCCAGCAGCTAAAGTCAAGTGAAGATTTCATGCAG ACCTGGAGGAAATATGACAGCGACCACAGTGGCTTCATTGATTCTGAGGAACTTAAG aGCTTCTTGAAAGATTTATTACAGAAAGCAAATAAGCAAATTGAAGACTCAAAGCTAACGGAATACACAGAAATAATG CTCAGGATGTTTGATGCAAACAATGATGGAAAATTGGAGCTTACTGAACTGGCCAG aCTGCTCCCTGTACAGgaaaattttcttattaaatttcAG GGTGTCAAAATGTGTGCAAAAGAATTCAATAATGCCTTTGAGATGTATGATCAA GATGGCAATGGCTATATAGATGAAAATGAACTTGATGCCCTACTGAAGGATCTCtgtgaaaagaacaaaaag GAACTAGACATTACCAACCTTGCAACATACAAGAAAAGCATCATGGCCTTGTCTGATGGAGGAAAGCTTTACCGAGCAGAATTGGCTCTTATTCTCTGTGCTGAGGAAAACTAG